The Cellulosimicrobium sp. ES-005 genome segment GGTCGAGTACGGCGCCGCGCACGGCGCCCTCGCCATGACGACGCCGGGCGACACGTCGACGGCGTCGCTCGCCGAGGTGCGCAAGCTGGCCTCGGGCGGCAGCGCGCGCGTCCAGCGCTGACCGGGGTCGCGAGAGCGCGGCACGGGGCGTCGGCCGGTCGGTCGATGCCCCGTGCCGCGTCCGCGGTCTCCGGCGTGGGGCGCCAGGTCGCCCGTTCTCCGCGTTCGGGGCATCTCGGGCAGCGCGCGCGGGCCGGGGTTAGGGTGGTCGAGCGGTCGTGGGGGCAGCTCGGGAGGTGGACGTGTCGGGACGCGAGTCGTTCGCGCCGAACCTGCCTCGACGGCGCGTCGATCCCGCTCCCGACCTGGCCCGAGCCGTCGAGCACGCGCGGATCCTGCGGGGCGCGGGGGACGCCGCCGGGGCCGCCCGGGTGCTCGACCGCGCGTTCGACGCCGAGGGCGTCCGTGCCCGCACCGTCTCGGAGCCCCTCCGGTTCCGCGCGCTCGTCCTGCGCGCCGAGCTCGCGCTGCGGCTGCACGACGACGCCGGTGCGGCCCGGTTCCTCGCGGGCGCCGAGGCGCTGCCCCTGCTCGCGGACGCGCTCGCGGCCCTCGACGACGAGCGGCACCTCGTCGAGGAGCTGCGCGAGCAGCTCGCGGCGGACGAGGGCTGAGGCGCGGCGCCGCCGCGGCAGCCCGGGCGGTCCGCGCGCACCCCGGCCGCGGGAACCCTCCGGGTACGTGGCGCGTTGGACTGCCAGCACCCGTGCCGCGAGTCGGACGGACGACGCCCACCCGAGCGGAGGACCTCATGCTGTGCCCCACCGACCAGACCGTGCTCGTCATGACGGAGCGCAAGGGCGTGGAGATCGACTACTGCCCGACGTGCCGCGGCGTGTGGCTCGACCGCGGGGAGCTCGACAAGATCATCGACCGCTCGCTGGAGAGCGAGATCGCCGCCGAGGCCGCGGGTCCGGCCGCTGCGGCGGCCCCGGTCGGGTCCCCGGCCGCCCCCGCCCCGACGTCGTACCCGCCGGCGCCCGCCGCGGACTACGGCACGCCCGGCTACGGCGAGCGCCGCGACGACCGCCGGTATGACGACCGCGACCGCTACCGGAACGACCAGTACGGCGACGACCGCTACCGCGACGACCGCTACCGCGACGACCGCGACCGGCGCTACGACGGGCGCGACGGCTACGACCCTCGCTACCGCAAGCGGAAGAAGAAGGAGTCGTGGCTCGAGGACCTCTTCGACTTCTGACGCGGCCCGTGGTCGACTGTCCCGCGTGACCGT includes the following:
- a CDS encoding zf-TFIIB domain-containing protein is translated as MLCPTDQTVLVMTERKGVEIDYCPTCRGVWLDRGELDKIIDRSLESEIAAEAAGPAAAAAPVGSPAAPAPTSYPPAPAADYGTPGYGERRDDRRYDDRDRYRNDQYGDDRYRDDRYRDDRDRRYDGRDGYDPRYRKRKKKESWLEDLFDF